The following are encoded together in the Oncorhynchus clarkii lewisi isolate Uvic-CL-2024 chromosome 25, UVic_Ocla_1.0, whole genome shotgun sequence genome:
- the LOC139384018 gene encoding galectin-3-like, whose amino-acid sequence MDFSLADAIADDVPGQAEKASNPNPTAPPPPTNPGWPGAAPGAPTQPSAPGGFPGGPQSGPGAPGQFPGSQGPFSSGPGAPGQYPGAPSAPGGFPPGPGVPGQYPAGPGAPGQYPAGPGAPGQYPAGPGAPGQYPAGPGAPGQFPGQFPPGGTPGHFPGGPMQYPSEPFQTSPGAPPGPYPNVPYPGAQPGGGMYGPGGPGAAFPPGGGTFPGFPGGAFPPIPPGSWSPGGGGVFPPQPGHPGSFGPGPMGPYGGSAAPGGMLPVPYELPLHAGIMSRLLITIVGEPIVGGERFHVDFLKEEDEEDDEEVVFHLNPRFYEQQVVRNSHLDGCWGPEERDGGFPFVPGQRFELKVLVEEDSFKVAVDGNHCLEYEHRAGGFEDVTLLRVVGDVTLYSVAPSMI is encoded by the exons ATGGATTTCTCG CTGGCAGATGCCATAGCGGACGATGTCCCGGGCCAAGCTGAGAAAGCGAGTAACCCCAACCCAAccgcccctcctcctcccactaaCCCAGGATGGCCTGGTGCAGCTCCTGGAGCCCCAACACAGCCCTCTGCTCCTGGGGGATTCCCTGGGGGGCCACAGTCTGGTCCAGGGGCCCCAGGGCAGTTCCCTGGAAGCCAAGGACCGTTCTCTTCTGGTCCCGGAGCCCCAGGGCAGTATCCTGGAGCTCCCTCTGCCCCCGGTGGGTTCCCGCCCGGACCAGGGGTACCGGGACAGTACCCAGCCGGGCCCGGAGCGCCGGGACAGTACCCAGCCGGGCCCGGAGCGCCTGGACAGTACCCAGCCGGGCCCGGAGCGCCTGGACAGTACCCAGCCGGGCCCGGAGCACCGGGACAGTTCCCTGGACAGTTCCCCCCTGGTGGGACCCCCGGTCATTTCCCTGGAGGCCCAATGCAGTACCCATCTGAACCCTTCCAGACTAGCCCTGGAGCACCCCCAGGACCCTACCCCAACGTGCCTTACCCAGGAGCCCAGCCTGGTGGGGGCATGTATGGGCCTGGAGGTCCAGGAGCTGCCTTCCCCCCTGGAGGAGGCACCTTCCCTGGTTTCCCTGGTGGGGCCTTCCCTCCAATCCCCCCTGGATCATGGAGTCCTGGGGGCGGGGGAGTTTTCCCTCCCCAGCCCGGTCACCCTGGCTCTTTCGGTCCAGGTCCCATGGGACCATATGGGGGATCGGCAGCTCCAGGAGGCATGTTG CCGGTGCCGTATGAACTGCCTCTCCATGCTGGCATCATGTCCAGGCTGTTGATCACCATTGTAGGGGAACCCATTGTTGGAGGAGAAAG GTTCCATGTTGACTTTTTaaaagaggaggacgaggaggacgaTGAAGAGGTTGTGTTCCACCTCAACCCTCGTTTCTATGAACAACAGGTTGTCCGTAACTCCCACCTGGATGGGTGTTGGGGtccagaggagagagatggaggcttCCCCTTCGTTCCTGGACAACGTTTTGAG CTGAAGGTGCTAGTGGAAGAGGACTCGTTTAAAGTAGCCGTGGATGGGAACCATTGTCTTGAGTATGAGCACCGAGCCGGAGGGTTTGAGGACGTCACCCTGCTACGTGTGGTGGGGGATGTCACTCTCTACAGCGTGGCCCCAAGCATGATCTAA
- the LOC139383820 gene encoding synaptojanin-2-binding protein-like, which produces MNGSAKYTSPTVLGIQLKRGPQGLGFNIVGGLDQQYVLNDSGIYVAKIKQNGAAALDGRLQEGDKILAINDHKLENLSHSAAVELFRSAGEDVQLRVQQRPTMAMNGPPSSRPDGGSSVSSLGILVAVLGAAAAVTVLFMRFQPQLRRHF; this is translated from the exons ATGAACGGGTCAGCAAAGTATACTTCGCCTACAGTGCTGGGTATACAGTTGAAAAGAGGACCGCAAG gtcTGGGGTTTAACATCGTCGGAGGTCTGGACCAGCAGTATGTCCTGAATGACAGTGGGATATATGTGGCCAAAATCAAACAGAATGGAGCAGCAGCGCTGGATGGAAGATTACAAGAGGGAGACAAGATATTGGCG ATAAATGACCACAAGCTGGAGAACCTGTCGCACAGTGCTGCGGTGGAGCTCTTCAGGTCAGCAGGAGAGGACGTGCAGCTTCGCGTACAGCAGAGG CCCACCATGGCCATGAATGGTCCCCCCAGTTCCAGACCTGACGGGGGCTCGTCTGTCTCCTCCTTGGGAATACTTGTGGCTGTCCTGGGAGCTGCTGCAGCCGTTACTGTCCTCTTCATGCGCTTTCAGCCACAACTGAGGAGGCATTTTTAA